TGTTCTCGTCAATGCAAGGTTCAGGCATCCCGGTACAAGGATAAGGaggaaagaacaaaaaaaggaatagcGAGGATgtgtcgtgttcgtgtttcgcAGATCCTCGCCGTGCTTTTGTGCTGCTCCAGCTTCCGGTCCCCTGGTCAAGGACGTGTCCTGTGAAAAAGCGAAACGTAGGGCCGGAAGTGCGAAACGGaatcccaaaaaaggggaaggagaaaCACAACAATCCGATCGGAAGTGTGATTTGAAAAGGGAATcaggcgaacgagcgaacgtgcAGACGAGAGCGCGCTCGGTCTTgagacggaaacggaaacggatctTCCTCCACCAGGATGTGTCCTCCTGGCACatgtttctcgtttctcgAGGCGTGTGAATTGGGCAAGTGTTTTCGGTGTCGACATCGGGTGGACCAGAGGAgagtggaaagagagagagagagagagattgaagagagaaagagtgtgcgtgttaaacaaacaatttggTTTCCATCGACAGCAACCGCTTCTTCTCTGCAGAGGAGATGAGTGGAGGATATACGATCCGCTGTAAACAATCCGCTAGTTAGTGCACTTCACCACGAGAGGCCAAGAGAGgccaagagaaagagagagagcgagatcgtGGATCAAAGCGAAGCGAGTGATAATGGGATGGATGCAACACAACTGATGATCACTCCTCCAAGAACAACACACCACGCGCCCTCGTCGGTCATTAAAACACATCTTCAAATTCTCGGCGAATTGCGCTTTCGGTGGCAGCCGACTGGCGATGGTGTGCGCTTCTTCATCCCATTAACGATCAAACAAGATCgagcacacagcagcacactgcatgcagcaaaacaaacgcatcTCTCGTTCAAGGCATAAGCATCTCGAAGCGCATCATTCGCTTCGGGCCTCGGATCGGGGCGCGAGATGAgagaaaatgcaattaaacaGATTCGGTTGGATTGAGATGGATGTTGATTTGTGATCTAATTAAGTGCGCGATCGTGCTGCTCTGCATGCATCTCACTTGCTGCAAGAAGTTGCATTACATACCGAGCTCGGGCCTGGGAAGATCGAGTAACAACCGAAGGCACGCCCGTTCCCctggttttctgttttttttttttttgcgaaactaCCACCTCTTGGTGGTGGGCACAGGTGTGAGAACTCTGTTGTCTTGAGGGAGTCTCCCTTATACCGCTTGGTTCAAGAAACAGAACTTAGGTAATGTGTTGGTCTTGCAGATGCAGACGATGATGTAAAAATGCAATGGACCCCGCGTGAGAGAGAACAACTGCGTGAATGTAGTACGGCTTCTCTACCTCTCGAGAATGGCTTCTCTGGCCGCCCTTCATCTTCCTGGTTTGGCGTGATTGAGAAAtccgggtgttttttttactctaAGCCCTCACCTCACTAGTGAGCGAAGGAGATAAGATACAGTTCACACTTTTCACGTGTTCACGCTCCACACCTGCAGCGTCACCTATGTAATGTGTTTGTCTGTTACCTTCGCGCCGTCAGATGAGTCATCTTGCAGCTAGCCTCgcctttgtcgatcgatacgCGCCTGATGGTGCTCTAAAGGTTAGCACAGCAAGTATCTTATCTCGCCCTCGGCCCTGCGCGTAGATAGTACGCACGTTCACCTGACATACCAATGTTGTGCGCGAGAACGCACTCCTCTGTTTCTGCTGTTTATTTATCAAGTTCGAGGTTCGATAAGTCTCGGCCTGTTCCATATGCGATTCATCGCAATTCCTGACCCACCAGCACAGGAACACACGCTGCGTTCCCGTCCCCTTGCCCTTATCCAGTACCGGTTGTACCGATGGCATAGAAAACCTGTCGTCGAATGGTGGTCGGATTTGGGCATTTGGGACGCGACGGTAGCAGGTTGTGTTCGTGTTCCACTTCGAATCGGCGCGGAACGTGCTCACCAACAATCGATACTCGGGTTACAGGCGAAGAATCGGAATCTACGGATTGTGACATGGATTTCGTTGCAGGATCCCGGAGGATCCTTCGGTGTGTCAGGTGATCGTCTTAGGACATTTGATCCGAGGCCTCTAGGAATGGGAATTAAtttccaacaaaccaacacctCTCGCTCGTTTacacgcgcgctctctctgtctctctggctTCGGCACATTCTTGGACCGTACAGTGGCAGcccctccggctccggctcgaAGAGGAAGCGgacgtgcgcgagcgcgcgcgccattccTCGTGTGTCGCTCCATCGTAGCGCATCGAATAGCGCCGGTCCAGTGTGCCGTGGTCGTGTGAAAGTGTCCGCGAGGTTGTGAAAACCGTCGATTTGATTTATAACGACCGCGAGGGCCTTTCTTTTGCAGCAACAGACTCGCGGAACAACCGCGCATAGCTTGTGACGAGTCGTTGTAGGCGTTGTgctgtccgtgtgcgtgtgtgtgcttgaaaCAATGCCAATTCGGTATCGAAAGCGAACCATTATTAGTGACCGACACAAAACCGGTGCGCCCGTCCGTGTGgtgggaacgaacgaacgacagcaacaacacaatgtACTActaccgcgaggaggaggatcacTTTCGATGGCGACGATCGCAGGCGATGAGACCggaggatggtggtgttgacagcggtagcagcactggtggtggtgtcggaaCCATGTCGTCACCGGATGGCGCTGACAGCGGGATTGGTGGTGACACCGGTAACGAACCGAGTACCACCGGAACTGGAAGTGACGAGgatggcgaagatgatgaaagTAGTTTCTCctgcgattgtgtgtgttcctgttgctgtaaGTGTAAGGAGAcgggaggtggagaaggaggatcaCTGTCGATGGTCACACCAACCTCACCGTTAATCGGATTCCTGTCCCAGCAATACACTCGCTTACCATCTctgcaaccaccaacaccgacgaTGATCGAGCGCTCGAACCACCGGATCGCGACCGCGACTACCGACGACCCGATGGTAGCGGCGATGATGCGCCTCCGATCTAGATCCGTGCCGCGGTTGAGCGAattaccgccaccaccaacaccacaaccaccaccgactgtCATTAAACGCAACGATGACAATACAATCGCGGCCATTgtacgccgtcgccgtcgactgAAGCGCCGTGCCAAATCCGGTGACTTTCAATCATTGCCACCACTGGATCACCGGTCGTTTGATGCCGGGGAAAACCGTGAAACTGtgaccaccggcagcatcaacagcagcagaagtacgGTTGAAGCAGCAGAACTAAACATGGCCGCCGTGAACAAACGGCGCACGTTGGAGATCAAATTCGTATGGTAATTAACATCACTGGGGAATGGGGAAGTGAGGATGAcacatgccacgccacgactacgacgacggacgCGACAACTCACGAAGACAACTCATGTACCGACAGCGTGTTTCGTGGCGCGCGCGTAAATTATATCTAAAAACGGCCAAACCGGCGGTcgagcgatagagagacagaTCTGGTTCTGATAGGCCGCAGCGTCTCTTATGAAActcggtcgtcgtcttcgtcaccGCCATTACCGGGCGTCTTCCATTCCCGGTGTCACGAGGTGTGTTCTCTTCATTAAGCTTGCCGGTGGCGTACACTCCACCGGGGAGGGGTAATATATAGATCAAATTGAAGGGGTCAATGATTTCAACCGCGTCGCGCACAACAACACCGTGTTGACGATTCATCCGTGAAACTActacaccagccaccaccaggcagCCATGGTGTGGAATGGTGGTGTGTCATCGTCGTACATCGTCGTTGCGCTCCGCTATTAAGTTACGCGCCCACGGGATCGTCGGGTGCGATATGCCATCTATTTATGAATTTATGCCGCTTGTCACCcctccggttggttggtgaaacCGGTAGCGGTCAcagtgaggaagagagagacgcgAGAACTGGAATTTTCGGTAGATTATCAGTCGGTGAACAACAACTCCTAAATCCCCTCTGGCACCACGAAGGGCGGGGATTAACATACAAGATGCGGCGAGATGCGGAGCTCGAGTGGAGGAAGTGAACCTCTTGTAGTAGTAGATGCGCCCCCGGGGCCCGTACTGTAACATAAACTCCAGAAAGATCTGTCCTTTCcttgtttccctttccctttggGTTTGGTCGGGGGAGAGGGTGCgccatctgctgctgtgtgcgcgTTCGTGTGTCTTATCTTTCCGAGGTGCCCACTTTCGGGGTTTCCGCTGACTTGTACCTGACCGATTATATCTTaattccaccaccacgcgtATACCACGCTCCCGCGCTCTTCTagggcttccttcctttcacttATGTGCGACGCGATTTGTCCGAAGGATAAGAGTTCTGATGTTCTTATGGTCTATTTGTAGCATTTGTTGAAGTAGTTCAACCTCTAGGAGGAATATGACCCCCCCGGAAAGGTTGGCTGAGGTCATCGGTCCGGATGCacaccgcgacgacgacgacgacgacgacgaacgaaatgaaattggcAACGATCCATCTTCACAACTGACGGAGTTCTTCTCACACATTTCGTCCTTGCGTGTCTCTcttgcgctcgctcgccggaAGTACGCGAGAAAGCGTTCTTCCGTTATCCGACCGCGTCCGTTCATGTGCCGAAAGGTCATCATGCGCAAGTGAGAACTAagcggcttcttcttctcctcctcctccggtctACAACCAGTCAAAGGTGTCAAAATTGTAAAACTTAATAAGACACTATTGCGATGGCCACAACCGCGGAGAGGATGGTCACAGTCCGTTAGGTCCGGCCCGGGGACAGCCGAGGATCGGACAGAAAGTGAACAAATTGGTGCGACTCCGTCACTACACCAGCTTCGCCGCGACGTTGCGCTTGAATTGAAACCACATTTCTTTAGCCGAattttgctctcgctctcgcttttcTCTATATTTTCACGGCTACCCCCCCAGCCATTGGCCATCCAGCACGTTGTGTTAATTAGTTAGTTTCCGTTAAGCCctcctgatgatggtggtgagtgaTGGAGTTTGGCGATTCATGACGATCCGGTCATCGAGGTGAATATAAATGTCTCGCGCGTTCAACCAGGAAGGCAGGCCATACGTGCCAAAgatatgcatgcatgcatggtCCAGGTTCGAGGCCTTTGATACATGGCGGGAAGGCCCTTGGATTTGTGACAGGTGACAGGTCGTTAacggcggcaccaccacgtGCTAGTAGTTCGCTCGAACCgtttggaaggaaaatggtggcctttTTGGTGCTAAATTTAGTCCCCCCTCCCGTTGCTCCCAGAAAAGGGTAACAGACGAACGAGTTACAGACGACGCACGATGCTGCGTCTTGGTTTCGTTTAATTAATAGTCATCTCTGTCGCCGCACAGTCGTGTCACGTACGCGGAcgcttcttttgctccttAATCCTTGGTCCTTTCGCGCTCTGACCTTACCAACACTAACGCGTTCTTGCCTGTTCTTGCTCTCTCCTTTTAGGTATGAACTGTCGCAGGATCTGTTGGACAAGCAGATCGAACTGTTGGAGCGCAAGTACGGTGGAGTGAAGGCACGACACGCTGCCCTTACGATTCAGCGCGCCTTCCGCCACTATACGATGGTGAAGAAGTTTGCCTCGATCACGGCAATGGCTAAGGCGGAGAAACGCATGAGCCGTAGGGttcagcaccaacagcagcagcagcaacagcagcagcagcagcagcaagcgcagTCCCAGGCAGACATGGACATGATGATGCACCATCagaccggtgcaccggtgctgGACGATGGACAGATCTACGCTACCGAGGATGGTACGATGGTCGGTCAGCAACGTGTCTGTGCAACGTAAGTCCAATCGGTCATCAGAAGCGTCAAGAATTTTGTATTAACAACACACCCCGTTCATTCTCTTTGTAGCATTTCGGCCACACCCCCAGGAACGTTACACCATCGCGTAACACCCGTTCGTTCGATGTCCCTCCGTGAACGCCGTCTCGATGCCAGTCCTATCCCGCGCAGTCAGTCCGGTACGggttcaccggcaccggccgccCCTATCACGTCCTGGAGCCAAAGTCCAACCCAGCTCGTGACGGGCTCGAGCTCACcagctcaacagcagcaacaacaacaacaatactcCCATCCACACGTGAACAtcctgcatcagcagcaggcacagctagcggcagcagccgcagcctcTGCTGGATATGGTtacacacagcagcaggtccCGTCACAGGGTGGCCACCCGTCGCACGTGATGTTGTCACATCAACAGTACCAAAGCCAGTATGGATCGCAGGATTTGAACGTGAGTGGCGTTAGTACGGGTAGCTCGCAGCTCGATTCGACCGTCTCCTCGATGAACCTATCCTGGAACTCGCAGCATACGCACCAGCAAAGCCCCTACACACCGCACTACACGGCAGCGCAGATCTACATGCGACCGCGTGGTATCGGTATCGGAAGCTCCGGAGGTAGCTCGGGTAGTACGTCGAGCGTATGCGGCAGTAGCCGTAAGGTACCACCGGAGGTACCGAAGCGTACAAGTAGCATCACGGGTACGGGTCCGGCCAGTGGTACACCGAACCGATCGTTGCGACCGAATGGTTTGTGCAAAACGGCGGAGAATGGTAGCCTGAGTTCGGTGCAGTCCTCGGGAAGCGATTCGTCGGCCTCGGTACcgggtggtgtcggtggtggtgcgggtaCCGAGATTGGTTCGGATCGATCCAGTTCGCCCCAGTGGAAGCGCAAGGGCCCGGGAAGTAGCCAGGGTGGTAGCATACCGATGCTTAATCCGGCACAATCACCGGATCATATGCTGATGAGTAGCAGCGGTGTCGGTACTGAGGTGACCCCTAGCCGTTCGCTATCGACCGTTAGTGCGGGAGCAACGGTAGGAATGGTgggtggtagcagtagtagtgcgaATGTGACGATCGCCAGCATCGAAAGTGAGTGTCTGAGTTCACACACGAGCGCCGCCCAGTACTCGATGGAGCAGCACGATCAGATCGTTCACACACCGACCAGCTACAAGGTATCGGAGACGATCCGTAAGCGCCAGTATCGGGTCGGGTTGAACCTGTTCAACAAGAAGCCGGAACGGGGCGTGACGTACCTTATTCGGAAGGGATTCCTCGAGAACACACCGCAGGGTGTGGCCCGGTTCCTGATCTCACGCAAGGGTCTCTCGAGGCAGATGATTGGCGAGTACCTGGGCAACCTGCAGAACGCGTTCAACATGGCCGTGCTGGACTGTTTCGCCGGGGAGCTGGATCTCTCGGGCATGCAGGTCGATGTGGCGTTGCGCAAGTTCCAGGGTTACTTCCGGATGCCGGGTGAAGCGCAGAAGATCGAGCGGCTGATGGAAGTGTTCTCGGCACGCTACTGCCAGTGCAACGGGGACATTGTGGCGCGGCTTCGCTCTCACGATACCGTGTTTGTGCTTGCGTTCGCCATCATTATGCTCAATACGGACCTGCATACGCCCAACCTGAAACCGGAGCGCCGCATGCGGTGCGATGATTTCGTGAAGAACCTGCGAGGCATCGACGATTGTCATGATATCGACCGGGATATGCTGAACGGGATCTATGAGCGGGTTAAGGCGAACGAATTTAAGCCCGGTTCGGACCACGTGACGCAGGTGATGAAGGTGCAGGCGACGATCGTTGGCAAGAAGCCGAATTTGGCGCTACCGCACCGACGGCTCGTGTGCTACTGCCGGCTGTACGAGATCCCGGACATTAACAAGAAGGAACGACCGGGTGTGCATCAGCGGGAGGTGTTCCTGTTCAACGATCTGCTCGTGATCACGAAGATCTTTAGCAAGAAGAAGTCCTCCGTTACGTACACGTTCCGCAATAGTTACCCGCTGTGCGGCATGGTCGTTACCCTGCTGGATGTGACTAGTAAGTATGGCGACTACACAATGAGAATcccgcatgatgatgatcacccTTTACTAAtccgtccgtttttttttagattatCAATTCTGCATCCGACTGTCGCAGAAGGTCGATGGTAAGGTGCTGGTCACGTTCAACGCACGCAACGAGCACGATCGCTGCAAGTTTGCCGAGGATCTCCGGGAGTCCATCAGCGAGATGGACGAGATGGAGACGCTCCGCATCGAGGCGGAGCTCGAGCGCCAGAAGTCGGCCCGCGGTGGTACTCGGGCAAACAATAGCGAAAACCGGGACAGTGGCGTAGCCGATGTAGAGGTGTGCGCCGGCGTACCGTACCAgggtggtgtcggtggaaCCGGTACGGGTGCGGGCACCGGATTGACCGCTGGAGGTGGCGGtatcggcggtggcggtgtttcACCCAACGATCATCTCGCCCACGGTGGAGGTACCggagctggcggtggcggtggtggtcaagGCGTTGAGGCGCAACTGAAGCGTAGCGCCCTCAGCAACTCCCTGCTCGATATGCACGAACAATGTAAGTCTTACTACTACTGAACGCGACGCACCTGCGCCGCGTTCACAGTCGCGTCGCAGACGCAACAGCATTCGCGTTGCGCTATAATGCAAATGCTTCGGAATGCAAAATTCACCGCAAACCCCCACCGCTCCTACCTCCTTTCCGACCTCGATATCTCGATATCCTATCCTCGATATCACTCCTTCTTCATCCAGCCCACAATCGCCCCCAGCACAATTGAGATCTTgagtttatatttttttttttgtttcgtcctTGGTTTGTTGCGATCGTCCGCGAAGTCGTCACGTCTCGTGATTTCGGACGAAGGTTCttgcttttttcttctgtccCCGTGGTTTTTTTTACGTTCTGCCTTTGAAGATGCACCTACACTCGATGCACTCGATGTTGTTGACGCCGGAGACCCCCAAAAGCAGGagggtgtgctgtgtgtaAGGACCCGGCGAAGGGGAGAGCCTTAAACATCTCTTTTGTTCTGTTGTACTCGTTTCGCTTAACGCCTATATCGCGGCGCTTTGTGCTATTTTCATTTGCGAGTTTTTTAGAAGTAGAACCAAGTAGCAAACGCTGTGTCCGCCGCTGTGTGTGATTGATTGAGTGCATCCATGCATCCATGGTACACACCGTGGTCTAatgccctgtgtgtgtgtgtgtgtgtgtgtgcgaacttAAGCCAAACCAATTCGATTgccttcgttccgttccgttccgtttctgcTTTCAGTTAGCGCCAAGCTCATCCTGCACTCGCCAGGCTAAAAAACTTGTGGTGTACGCGCGATACGATAGgagatagaagaagaagaacgccCCTGGAATTGAACTCGATCTTTGAGGGGGGACGCGGAATGTTGTTCCGATAACAAAAGTGCCAAAATTATTATTAGTAAGCAGTGGTAGGAGTAAGCCTCGATTATGATTGAGACATTTTGTGATATTACGAATTAGTGTAAACTTACCCTAAATGATAAGGATAAGGCCGAAGAGAGAGTATATATGGAAGCAATTTGCAAACTGGTTTCAAACACCACCGACCACACACCATTCCccgtggttggttttttggtggttCGTAAGACACCACACGACAGCCCCACCTAAAAACCCTTCAAGCCCCGAGTAACCACCTCCCTTGACACCCCCTACTACCCCCTGATTGTTATATGTTATGCCTACCATACTGCCACTCACACCAGCCACCCCCTTTTGTGCCTAAACGCAACAACCCATCATCCCCCCtaacaccaaaccaaccgatcATTCCATTCTGCATTCTGCATTATCAGcgcattatcattatcatcatcgttagcagcagcagcagcagcagcagcagcaacaacaacatcatcatctcatctctgcgttgtttctctcttttttttctttttctttcgtttcgatctctctcttctctctcttctctctgaCACATCTCGATCGTACAAACgaactcgatctcgatcgtttgaaccttcccccctttttcggcaCGCGGCACGCGCATTCTCGCAGTTGGCAATGATAAACCGCAGCGACGCGGTAGTGTCGGCTCGTTAGATAGTGGAATGTCGATCTCATTTCAATCCACATCCGCAAGCACTGGCTCACGTAGCGATATCAAAGTACGAATGCTGCCTCATAGCAACACCTCCGGTCAGATAATTATGCATGCCGGGCAGCATCCCGCTGCCCTCATGGGTGCCATCTATCATCAGCaaatccatcatcaccagcaccagcagcagcagcagcagcagcagcagttccaacatcatcagcatcacccaacgagcaccggtggcaccggaGGGGGTGTGATCGTTTCGGTGggtcaaccagcagcatcgtcacaTCTGCtaaccagtggtggtggtggtcctacTACAGTatcgatgatgcagcagcaacagcagcaacatcatcaccaccatttgcCACTGAACAACGGTACCACCAacggcaccaacagcagcagcaacagcagcaacattacatCCGGAgcgaccaccacaaccaccatcatcccgagcaacagcagcagcagcaatggagcTATCATGCGTCGCGAGCGGAAACCCTCCCGTACCGACGATGTCGCTACgctgacggcagcagcaacggtagcggCAACACTAACGGCCAGTGCGGTAGCCTCTAGCGGTACCGGCAGCGGTAACGCTGCACCGacggcaaccaccaccaacaaccagcagccggccaccggaaccggaccaaACTTTGGACGCTCGACGGAGGTCTAAATtggcgccagccagccggaattggcgccagcagcagcagcagcagcagcatcagaaacCGAAGGCATGATGAATGAAGAGAAGGCCATCGCCACGACGCCGTACGCGTACCTTGTTCTAAGTGTTGTTCTTTTGTAAATATTAGTGCGAGTGCGCCCACCACGATAATATGTAGCGGATGGATGGCTAGGAAGGGTGGTGTCCCCATGTGTGtcctctctgtgtgtgtgcccccccGAAGACCCATGCCACTCCCCGGGTAAGGTGCCATTGGAGCACGACATGTCGAATCGAGTTCCATTAGAGTTCCTTAGTTAGAGGCCAGTTCCCCCCCGCCCGTGCCCAGTTGCGTGAATTGCTTTGAGAGAGATGCATTTGCGTAATGTCAGGATTTGCGCCAAGCGTTGaaatgcgaagcgaagaaagaaaaacaaaaacgagatAGTACAACTGttctccaccaccttcaccatctcTATTACTACCCAAATCAGCAGAAACTCCATCACTATCACCTTCATCCAGCTAACTAAAAACTCTTCTCGTCGTGTCTCGTCTTTCGTACATCTCGAGCAACTCGCCATACGCCTTGCCGTTTTCGCCTATAAAAGCATCCTTAAACAACGCTTCTATGTGTCGTCTGTTCGTtgtaaataacaaaaaagcaaaaactcaACCCCCCGATCCGTTGACCGCAAATCGGGAATGCGTCACGATGGATGGTCGCGGTTGCCATCGCTTCGATTACTAGCTTCATCTGGGCTTACCAGGGGATCCGGGAGGTGGCCATTCATACATTACACACTTCCTTCACCTGCTACTAGCGTTCGTCGAGTCCTTGTGGTGGGTACATTTGGTGGGAGCGCTCTCGGTGGTAGTAGCGtctgagcgatcgcattccaTGCATCGGACTACAATCCAATGCCACGAtgtggggagagagagcgagaagagagGAGGAAAGAACTATGAGTCAGCTCTTGCTGGCTAGAATTTTGTGTAATTTGTGTATTATATATGTATTTAAAATCTGGCCACAGTTTGGCGCCATCTGAGTGTCTAGTGAGTGTCTGTTCttctttccgtttcttcttcttattcatcttcttctgttgtttgtGGAATGCGCGGGAGTACAAAGGGACCACAATTGGCCCCTTGGGTTACGTGGGAGGGTAGGGATTTAAATGCGTGATTCCGGTGCAAAAGAGAGGGTATATGAATGACCAAAAAATAAAGGGCGGGAAAGGGCGGGAATTGATACACGTCGTACAAGTTCGGATGGGGAACGTACACGAGACGAGTACGCGACACGCATACGCACGAGAAACTAAAG
This sequence is a window from Anopheles darlingi chromosome 3, idAnoDarlMG_H_01, whole genome shotgun sequence. Protein-coding genes within it:
- the LOC125957121 gene encoding uncharacterized protein LOC125957121 isoform X2, whose translation is MYYYREEEDHFRWRRSQAMRPEDGGVDSGSSTGGGVGTMSSPDGADSGIGGDTGNEPSTTGTGSDEDGEDDESSFSCDCVCSCCCKCKETGGGEGGSLSMVTPTSPLIGFLSQQYTRLPSLQPPTPTMIERSNHRIATATTDDPMVAAMMRLRSRSVPRLSELPPPPTPQPPPTVIKRNDDNTIAAIVRRRRRLKRRAKSGDFQSLPPLDHRSFDAGENRETVTTGSINSSRSTVEAAELNMAAVNKRRTLEIKFVWYELSQDLLDKQIELLERKYGGVKARHAALTIQRAFRHYTMVKKFASITAMAKAEKRMSRRVQHQQQQQQQQQQQQQAQSQADMDMMMHHQTGAPVLDDGQIYATEDGTMVGQQRVCATISATPPGTLHHRVTPVRSMSLRERRLDASPIPRSQSGTGSPAPAAPITSWSQSPTQLVTGSSSPAQQQQQQQQYSHPHVNILHQQQAQLAAAAAASAGYGYTQQQVPSQGGHPSHVMLSHQQYQSQYGSQDLNVSGVSTGSSQLDSTVSSMNLSWNSQHTHQQSPYTPHYTAAQIYMRPRGIGIGSSGGSSGSTSSVCGSSRKVPPEVPKRTSSITGTGPASGTPNRSLRPNGLCKTAENGSLSSVQSSGSDSSASVPGGVGGGAGTEIGSDRSSSPQWKRKGPGSSQGGSIPMLNPAQSPDHMLMSSSGVGTEVTPSRSLSTVSAGATVGMVGGSSSSANVTIASIESECLSSHTSAAQYSMEQHDQIVHTPTSYKVSETIRKRQYRVGLNLFNKKPERGVTYLIRKGFLENTPQGVARFLISRKGLSRQMIGEYLGNLQNAFNMAVLDCFAGELDLSGMQVDVALRKFQGYFRMPGEAQKIERLMEVFSARYCQCNGDIVARLRSHDTVFVLAFAIIMLNTDLHTPNLKPERRMRCDDFVKNLRGIDDCHDIDRDMLNGIYERVKANEFKPGSDHVTQVMKVQATIVGKKPNLALPHRRLVCYCRLYEIPDINKKERPGVHQREVFLFNDLLVITKIFSKKKSSVTYTFRNSYPLCGMVVTLLDVTNYQFCIRLSQKVDGKVLVTFNARNEHDRCKFAEDLRESISEMDEMETLRIEAELERQKSARGGTRANNSENRDSGVADVEVCAGVPYQGGVGGTGTGAGTGLTAGGGGIGGGGVSPNDHLAHGGGTGAGGGGGGQGVEAQLKRSALSNSLLDMHEQFGNDKPQRRGSVGSLDSGMSISFQSTSASTGSRSDIKVRMLPHSNTSGQIIMHAGQHPAALMGAIYHQQIHHHQHQQQQQQQQQFQHHQHHPTSTGGTGGGVIVSVGQPAASSHLLTSGGGGPTTVSMMQQQQQQHHHHHLPLNNGTTNGTNSSSNSSNITSGATTTTTIIPSNSSSSNGAIMRRERKPSRTDDVATLTAAATVAATLTASAVASSGTGSGNAAPTATTTNNQQPATGTGPNFGRSTEV
- the LOC125957121 gene encoding IQ motif and SEC7 domain-containing protein 2-like isoform X1, with protein sequence MLDSELYPRGGGEHGHHHHHHHHHYKSHHRHYHSPSPHHHLAERERKSRSSPRHHHLQQSENGEKLKYQNAFSSSVGNVGSSGGGGSSSPSDKYYNKYYPQHILSSGSGGSGGYFDLSDKLDSLGLGGAGSRSSEKSSLISGSGGSGFSGGGAGDSNNNNSHHHNYHHSHNHHNHHHHNQSSGKASALSHGSDTAAGSGSTASGGSKKRTIVLVGDGRSRVRRVVRTQTRQITVVSYSGRKKETETHTSHHATIVSFPQKIDRPAQIYSTHHHHPSSGGSVASSGGVGNNGLLASGASSSLGSNSLCGAVTGAGGSAASYVYVHQQPHHAGGHQMVGLQSTQQYVSPQQLTYHLHSAATNNGNGYHHHHHGSHQNIATPTLHKKGSIRSNGDVLKRTRVQNAYELSQDLLDKQIELLERKYGGVKARHAALTIQRAFRHYTMVKKFASITAMAKAEKRMSRRVQHQQQQQQQQQQQQQAQSQADMDMMMHHQTGAPVLDDGQIYATEDGTMVGQQRVCATISATPPGTLHHRVTPVRSMSLRERRLDASPIPRSQSGTGSPAPAAPITSWSQSPTQLVTGSSSPAQQQQQQQQYSHPHVNILHQQQAQLAAAAAASAGYGYTQQQVPSQGGHPSHVMLSHQQYQSQYGSQDLNVSGVSTGSSQLDSTVSSMNLSWNSQHTHQQSPYTPHYTAAQIYMRPRGIGIGSSGGSSGSTSSVCGSSRKVPPEVPKRTSSITGTGPASGTPNRSLRPNGLCKTAENGSLSSVQSSGSDSSASVPGGVGGGAGTEIGSDRSSSPQWKRKGPGSSQGGSIPMLNPAQSPDHMLMSSSGVGTEVTPSRSLSTVSAGATVGMVGGSSSSANVTIASIESECLSSHTSAAQYSMEQHDQIVHTPTSYKVSETIRKRQYRVGLNLFNKKPERGVTYLIRKGFLENTPQGVARFLISRKGLSRQMIGEYLGNLQNAFNMAVLDCFAGELDLSGMQVDVALRKFQGYFRMPGEAQKIERLMEVFSARYCQCNGDIVARLRSHDTVFVLAFAIIMLNTDLHTPNLKPERRMRCDDFVKNLRGIDDCHDIDRDMLNGIYERVKANEFKPGSDHVTQVMKVQATIVGKKPNLALPHRRLVCYCRLYEIPDINKKERPGVHQREVFLFNDLLVITKIFSKKKSSVTYTFRNSYPLCGMVVTLLDVTNYQFCIRLSQKVDGKVLVTFNARNEHDRCKFAEDLRESISEMDEMETLRIEAELERQKSARGGTRANNSENRDSGVADVEVCAGVPYQGGVGGTGTGAGTGLTAGGGGIGGGGVSPNDHLAHGGGTGAGGGGGGQGVEAQLKRSALSNSLLDMHEQFGNDKPQRRGSVGSLDSGMSISFQSTSASTGSRSDIKVRMLPHSNTSGQIIMHAGQHPAALMGAIYHQQIHHHQHQQQQQQQQQFQHHQHHPTSTGGTGGGVIVSVGQPAASSHLLTSGGGGPTTVSMMQQQQQQHHHHHLPLNNGTTNGTNSSSNSSNITSGATTTTTIIPSNSSSSNGAIMRRERKPSRTDDVATLTAAATVAATLTASAVASSGTGSGNAAPTATTTNNQQPATGTGPNFGRSTEV